The following are encoded together in the Streptomyces flavofungini genome:
- a CDS encoding glycerate kinase, with protein MLIAADKFKGSLTAVQVAQRVTAGLHSVLGDLPVRALPVADGGDGTVDAAVAAGFERRQARVTGPLGAEVVAAYALRDGTAVVEMAEASGLQLLPAGTFAPLTATTYGSGELLRAALDAGARTIVFGVGGSATTDGGAGMLAALGARFLDAAGEPVAPGGGPLRELASADLSGLDPRLADVDIVLASDVDNPLTGPKGAPAVYGPQKGATPDDVAALDAALAHFARVLARDAGPQALKYAEAPGAGAAGGIGYGALVGLGASFRPGIDVMLDVLGFAPALAGATLVITGEGSLDEQTLHGKAPAGVAAAARAAGVDVVAVCGRLALPPSALGTAGIRRAYALTDIEPDVSRCVAEAGPLLERLSAKIATDFLT; from the coding sequence GTGCTGATCGCCGCGGACAAGTTCAAGGGGTCCCTCACGGCCGTGCAGGTCGCCCAGCGCGTGACCGCGGGCCTGCACAGCGTGCTGGGCGACCTCCCGGTGCGGGCGCTGCCCGTGGCCGACGGCGGTGACGGCACGGTCGACGCGGCCGTGGCAGCCGGTTTCGAGCGCAGGCAGGCGCGGGTCACCGGGCCGCTCGGCGCGGAGGTGGTGGCGGCGTACGCGCTGCGCGACGGCACGGCCGTCGTGGAGATGGCGGAGGCCTCCGGGCTCCAGCTGCTGCCCGCGGGGACCTTCGCGCCGCTCACGGCGACGACGTACGGCAGCGGCGAGCTGCTTCGCGCGGCCCTGGACGCCGGCGCGCGCACCATCGTCTTCGGTGTCGGCGGCAGCGCGACGACCGACGGCGGCGCGGGCATGCTCGCGGCGCTCGGCGCGCGGTTCCTGGACGCGGCCGGTGAGCCCGTCGCGCCCGGCGGCGGGCCCCTGCGGGAGCTGGCGTCGGCCGACCTGTCCGGCCTCGACCCGCGGCTCGCGGACGTCGACATCGTGCTCGCCAGCGACGTGGACAACCCGCTGACGGGCCCCAAGGGGGCGCCCGCGGTGTACGGGCCGCAGAAGGGCGCCACGCCGGACGACGTCGCCGCCCTCGACGCCGCGCTCGCCCACTTCGCGCGGGTCCTCGCGCGGGACGCCGGGCCGCAGGCCCTGAAGTACGCGGAGGCGCCGGGCGCCGGCGCGGCGGGCGGCATCGGCTACGGGGCGCTGGTCGGCCTCGGGGCGTCGTTCCGGCCGGGCATCGACGTCATGCTGGACGTCCTCGGCTTCGCGCCCGCGCTCGCCGGGGCGACGCTCGTCATCACGGGGGAGGGGTCCCTGGACGAGCAGACCCTGCACGGCAAGGCTCCCGCCGGGGTGGCGGCCGCGGCCCGCGCCGCCGGGGTCGACGTCGTCGCCGTCTGCGGGCGGCTCGCGCTGCCGCCGTCGGCGCTCGGCACCGCCGGGATCCGGCGGGCCTACGCCCTCACCGACATCGAGCCCGACGTGTCCCGCTGCGTGGCCGAGGCGGGCCCCCTCCTGGAGCGCCTCTCAGCCAAGATCGCCACGGACTTCCTGACCTGA
- a CDS encoding MaoC family dehydratase, which yields MQFGRTYEEFEVGAVYKHWPGKTVTEYDDHLFCLLTMNHHPLHMDSNYAEATTDFGKNVVVGNYIYSLLLGMSVPDVSGKAIANLEVESLKHVAPTFHGDTIYGETTVLDKTPSKSKSDRGIVHVETKGYKQDGTLVCVFRRKVMVPTETYIKERGGEQPGRPELNAPQQKTEK from the coding sequence ATGCAATTCGGCCGCACCTACGAGGAGTTCGAAGTCGGCGCCGTGTACAAGCACTGGCCCGGCAAGACGGTCACCGAGTACGACGACCACCTCTTCTGTCTGCTCACCATGAACCATCACCCGCTGCACATGGACAGCAACTACGCGGAAGCGACGACCGACTTCGGCAAGAACGTCGTCGTCGGCAACTACATCTACTCGCTGCTGCTCGGCATGTCCGTCCCGGACGTCTCCGGCAAGGCGATCGCGAACCTGGAGGTCGAGTCGCTCAAGCACGTGGCGCCGACGTTCCACGGCGACACGATCTACGGCGAGACGACGGTCCTGGACAAGACGCCGTCGAAGTCCAAGTCGGACCGCGGCATCGTGCACGTGGAGACCAAGGGCTACAAGCAGGACGGCACGCTGGTCTGCGTGTTCCGCCGCAAGGTCATGGTGCCCACCGAGACGTACATCAAGGAGCGCGGCGGCGAACAGCCCGGCCGCCCGGAGCTGAACGCCCCGCAGCAGAAGACCGAGAAGTGA
- a CDS encoding ADP-ribosylglycohydrolase family protein, with protein sequence MTSKGQDTPLLDRVHGGWLGRVAGNMLGKPVERGDYWTRDRIDRYLRLTDALPLTDYLPEPPEGAVGFELRPEWRACVRGRVDGSCRDDDVDYAILGLELLESHGFGFTTEQVGGLWLRRLPYLQTFTAERAAYRNLANGLKPPLTATYDNPYQEFIGALIRADIFGWTCPGDPRRAASLARRDAVLSHSGNGVYAAMWAAALVAAAFTAAGPRDALDAALTVIPASSRFARTVRRVMSLYEASLSWEETLATVESETAGLDWIHAVPNAGVLTAGLLYGDGDFTRTIALTVRGGLDTDSNGATAGSVAGVLCGAAAVPAQWRDPLRDRVRSAVFGYDGARISELAERTARLARRSVREAAAAGESAATEPAGSRE encoded by the coding sequence ATGACGTCGAAAGGACAGGACACCCCGCTCTTGGACCGCGTCCACGGCGGCTGGCTCGGCCGGGTCGCCGGGAACATGCTCGGCAAGCCCGTGGAGCGCGGTGACTACTGGACGCGCGACCGCATCGACCGCTATCTGCGGCTCACCGACGCGCTGCCGCTCACCGACTACCTGCCGGAGCCGCCGGAGGGCGCGGTCGGCTTCGAGCTGCGCCCGGAGTGGCGTGCCTGCGTGCGCGGCCGTGTCGACGGCAGCTGCCGCGACGACGACGTGGACTACGCGATCCTCGGCCTGGAACTCCTGGAGTCGCACGGGTTCGGCTTCACCACCGAGCAGGTGGGCGGGCTGTGGCTGCGGCGCCTTCCGTACCTCCAGACGTTCACGGCGGAGCGCGCCGCGTACCGCAATCTCGCCAACGGGCTCAAACCGCCGCTCACGGCCACCTACGACAATCCGTACCAGGAGTTCATCGGGGCGCTGATCCGCGCCGACATCTTCGGCTGGACCTGCCCGGGCGACCCGCGCCGGGCCGCGTCCCTCGCCCGCAGGGACGCCGTGCTCTCCCACTCCGGCAACGGCGTGTACGCGGCGATGTGGGCGGCGGCGCTGGTCGCGGCGGCGTTCACGGCGGCCGGGCCGCGGGACGCGCTCGACGCCGCGCTCACGGTGATCCCGGCGAGCAGCCGGTTCGCGCGGACGGTACGCCGGGTGATGTCGCTGTACGAGGCGTCGCTGAGCTGGGAGGAGACCCTGGCGACGGTGGAGAGCGAGACGGCGGGGCTCGACTGGATCCACGCCGTGCCGAACGCGGGTGTCCTCACGGCCGGGCTGCTGTACGGCGACGGGGACTTCACCCGCACGATCGCGCTGACCGTCCGGGGCGGCCTGGACACCGACTCGAACGGCGCGACGGCGGGGTCCGTCGCCGGAGTGCTGTGCGGGGCCGCGGCCGTTCCCGCGCAGTGGCGCGATCCGCTGCGGGACCGGGTGCGCAGCGCGGTGTTCGGCTACGACGGGGCGCGGATCAGTGAACTGGCCGAGCGGACGGCGCGGTTGGCGCGGCGGAGCGTGCGGGAGGCCGCGGCGGCCGGGGAGTCGGCGGCGACGGAGCCCGCGGGCTCGCGGGAGTAG
- a CDS encoding phosphatidylserine decarboxylase, giving the protein MPHSQTSAPRDSLAGVRLARGASPWLLPTVATAALSLAKARRSKGAAAVAVPATALAAGMLWFFRDPEREITQGRVISPADGVVQSIMPWKDGRTRVAIFMSPLNVHVNRAPLAGTVTSVEHIPGGFVPAFNKESENNERVVWHFDTELGDIEMIQIAGAVARRIVPYVPQGTKVEQGERIGLIRFGSRVDIYLPEGVEVDVEVGQKTVAGVTRIDRD; this is encoded by the coding sequence ATGCCCCACAGCCAAACCTCTGCACCTCGCGACAGCCTGGCCGGCGTACGCCTCGCGCGCGGAGCATCGCCGTGGCTCCTGCCGACCGTGGCCACCGCGGCACTCAGCCTGGCCAAGGCTCGCCGCTCCAAGGGCGCGGCGGCGGTCGCCGTGCCCGCGACCGCCCTCGCGGCCGGAATGCTGTGGTTCTTCCGCGACCCCGAGCGTGAGATCACCCAGGGCCGGGTGATCTCCCCGGCCGACGGCGTGGTGCAGAGCATCATGCCGTGGAAGGACGGACGCACCCGCGTCGCGATCTTCATGAGCCCGTTGAACGTCCACGTCAACCGCGCGCCCCTCGCGGGCACGGTGACGTCCGTGGAGCACATCCCCGGCGGGTTCGTCCCGGCGTTCAACAAGGAGAGCGAGAACAACGAGCGCGTCGTCTGGCACTTCGACACCGAGCTCGGCGACATCGAGATGATCCAGATCGCGGGCGCCGTCGCCCGGCGCATCGTGCCGTACGTGCCCCAGGGCACGAAGGTGGAGCAGGGCGAGCGGATCGGCCTGATCCGCTTCGGCTCGCGCGTCGACATCTACCTGCCCGAGGGCGTCGAGGTGGATGTCGAGGTGGGTCAGAAGACCGTGGCTGGGGTGACTCGCATTGACCGTGACTGA
- a CDS encoding protein meaA, translating to MTERQKDRPWLMRTYAGHSTAEASNELYRRNLAKGQTGLSVAFDLPTQTGYDPDHILARGEVGRVGVPVSHLGDMRRLFQDIPLEQMNTSMTINATAMWLLALYQVVAEEQGADITQLQGTTQNDIVKEYLSRGTHVFPPGPSLRLTTDMITYTVANIPKWNPINICSYHLQEAGATPVQEVAYAMSTAIAVLDAVRASGQVPEEKFGDVVARISFFVNAGVRFIEEMCKMRAFGRIWDRVARERYGISNPKQRRFRYGVQVNSLGLTEAQPENNVQRIVLEMLAVTLSKDARARAVQLPAWNEALGLPRPWDQQWSLRIQQVLAHESDLLEYEDIFAGSHVIEAKVDALVEESLAEMDRIEQMGGAMAAVESGYLKAQLVSSHAERRARIEAGEDKIIGVNVFETTEPNPLTADLDTAIMTVDPAVEARVVEAIGTWRTTRQESSDRQGLGDPYHFPTVQQALDRLKEVAAGTGNLMEATLECARAGVTTGEWAGALREVFGEFRAPTGVSGAPVAVTAEAGTPLALVREKVEKTSADLGSGKLRFLVGKPGLDGHSNGAEQIAVRARDAGFEVVYQGIRLTPEQIVDAALAEDVHAVGLSILSGSHAQLVPDVLTRLRAAGAHDIPVIAGGIIPTSDAEDLKAAGVAAVFTPKDFGITEIIGRIVDEIRKANHLDPLEVPA from the coding sequence ACCTCGCCAAGGGCCAGACCGGTCTGTCGGTCGCCTTCGACCTGCCGACGCAGACCGGCTACGACCCGGACCACATCCTCGCGCGCGGGGAGGTGGGCCGGGTCGGCGTCCCGGTGTCCCATCTCGGCGACATGCGGCGGCTGTTCCAGGACATCCCCCTGGAGCAGATGAACACCTCCATGACGATCAACGCGACCGCCATGTGGCTGCTCGCGCTGTACCAGGTCGTCGCCGAGGAGCAGGGCGCCGACATCACCCAGCTCCAGGGGACGACGCAGAACGACATCGTCAAGGAGTACCTGTCGCGCGGCACGCACGTGTTCCCGCCGGGGCCGAGCCTGCGGCTGACCACCGACATGATCACGTACACGGTGGCGAACATCCCGAAGTGGAACCCGATCAACATCTGCAGCTATCACCTGCAGGAGGCCGGGGCCACGCCGGTGCAGGAGGTCGCGTACGCGATGAGCACGGCGATCGCGGTGCTCGACGCGGTGCGCGCGTCCGGGCAGGTGCCCGAGGAGAAGTTCGGCGACGTCGTCGCGCGGATCTCGTTCTTCGTGAACGCCGGGGTGCGGTTCATCGAGGAGATGTGCAAGATGCGGGCCTTCGGCCGCATCTGGGACCGGGTCGCGCGCGAGCGGTACGGCATCAGCAACCCCAAGCAGCGCCGCTTCCGCTACGGCGTGCAGGTCAACTCGCTCGGCCTGACCGAGGCACAGCCGGAGAACAACGTCCAGCGCATCGTCCTGGAGATGCTCGCCGTCACGCTGTCGAAGGACGCCCGCGCGCGTGCCGTGCAGCTGCCCGCATGGAACGAGGCGCTCGGCCTGCCCCGGCCCTGGGACCAGCAGTGGTCGCTGCGCATCCAGCAGGTCCTCGCGCACGAGAGCGACCTCCTGGAGTACGAGGACATCTTCGCGGGCTCGCACGTGATCGAGGCCAAGGTGGACGCCCTGGTCGAGGAGTCCCTCGCGGAGATGGACCGCATCGAGCAGATGGGCGGCGCGATGGCCGCCGTCGAGTCGGGCTATCTGAAGGCGCAGCTGGTGTCCTCGCACGCCGAGCGGCGGGCGCGGATCGAGGCCGGCGAGGACAAGATCATCGGCGTGAACGTCTTCGAGACGACGGAGCCGAACCCGCTCACCGCCGACCTGGACACGGCGATCATGACGGTCGACCCGGCGGTCGAGGCGCGCGTCGTGGAGGCCATCGGCACCTGGCGCACCACCCGGCAGGAGTCGTCGGACCGGCAGGGCCTCGGAGACCCCTACCACTTCCCCACCGTCCAGCAGGCGCTCGACCGGCTCAAGGAGGTCGCGGCAGGGACCGGCAACCTGATGGAGGCCACCCTGGAGTGCGCGCGCGCCGGTGTCACGACCGGCGAGTGGGCGGGCGCGCTGCGGGAGGTCTTCGGCGAGTTCCGGGCGCCCACGGGCGTCTCCGGGGCGCCGGTCGCGGTCACCGCGGAGGCGGGCACGCCGCTCGCCCTGGTCCGCGAGAAGGTCGAGAAGACGTCCGCCGACCTCGGCAGCGGCAAGCTGCGCTTCCTGGTCGGCAAGCCGGGCCTGGACGGGCACTCCAACGGCGCCGAGCAGATCGCGGTGCGCGCGCGTGACGCCGGGTTCGAGGTCGTCTACCAGGGCATCCGGCTGACCCCCGAGCAGATCGTGGACGCCGCGCTCGCGGAGGACGTGCACGCGGTCGGCCTGTCGATCCTCTCCGGCTCGCACGCGCAGCTCGTCCCGGACGTCCTGACGCGCCTGCGCGCGGCGGGCGCGCACGACATTCCCGTCATCGCCGGGGGCATCATCCCCACCAGCGACGCCGAGGACCTGAAGGCGGCGGGCGTGGCCGCCGTGTTCACCCCCAAGGACTTCGGCATCACGGAGATCATCGGCCGTATCGTCGACGAGATCCGCAAAGCGAACCACCTCGACCCCCTGGAGGTCCCCGCATGA
- the pssA gene encoding CDP-diacylglycerol--serine O-phosphatidyltransferase, with protein MTVTDPETQAGWVPESVDTVDDADEDMPLSLRLSIADTLTLGNATCGFMAVYFTTTGILIPHLSGDESGMARNSAATAVILMLCAAVFDLFDGLVARKLRSSPMGAELDNLSDLISFGLAPAYFVLVYGMVARDAHERVAAMGAIVVLLAVVLRLARFSCVTLPDGTFQGMPSPFGALTVVSIVLLELPFVATLLAIIGTAWLMVSRVEYPKPRGPLAVAMLAWIVSAMGLLAAWAFDAPGGQLLLQTGCALQLVLGAVIPLFATARRVNNFRDNRREARATQLP; from the coding sequence TTGACCGTGACTGATCCGGAGACACAGGCGGGCTGGGTGCCCGAGTCCGTGGACACCGTGGACGACGCCGACGAGGACATGCCGCTGTCGCTGCGCCTCTCGATAGCGGACACCCTCACGCTCGGCAACGCCACGTGCGGATTCATGGCGGTGTACTTCACCACCACCGGGATCCTCATCCCGCACCTGTCCGGCGACGAGTCGGGCATGGCCCGCAACAGCGCCGCCACCGCGGTGATCCTGATGCTGTGCGCCGCCGTCTTCGACCTCTTCGACGGCCTCGTGGCCCGCAAGCTGCGGTCGTCGCCGATGGGCGCGGAGCTGGACAACCTCTCCGACCTGATCAGCTTCGGTCTCGCACCCGCCTACTTCGTGCTCGTGTACGGCATGGTCGCCAGAGACGCCCACGAGCGGGTCGCGGCGATGGGCGCCATCGTGGTCCTCCTGGCGGTGGTGCTGCGACTTGCGAGATTCTCCTGCGTGACGCTGCCGGACGGCACGTTCCAGGGCATGCCCTCGCCCTTCGGGGCGCTGACGGTGGTCTCGATCGTGCTTCTGGAGCTGCCCTTCGTGGCCACGCTCCTGGCGATCATCGGCACGGCCTGGCTGATGGTGAGCCGGGTCGAGTACCCGAAGCCCCGGGGACCGCTCGCGGTCGCCATGCTCGCCTGGATCGTCTCCGCGATGGGGCTGCTCGCCGCCTGGGCCTTCGACGCGCCCGGCGGACAGCTGCTCCTTCAGACCGGCTGCGCGCTGCAGCTCGTCCTCGGTGCGGTGATCCCGCTGTTCGCCACGGCTCGGCGGGTGAACAACTTCCGGGACAACCGGCGTGAGGCCCGGGCGACGCAGTTGCCGTAG
- a CDS encoding HpcH/HpaI aldolase/citrate lyase family protein encodes MTPSQTQPGAVNRLRPRRSCLAVPGSNPRFLEKAQGLPADQVFLDLEDACAPLAKPEARHTIVKFLNEGDWTGKTRVVRVNDWTTEWTYRDVVTVVEGAGPNLDCIMLPKVQDAQQVVALDLLLTQIEKTMGFEVGKIGIEAQIENAQGLNNVNEIATASQRVETIIFGPADFMASINMKSLVVGEQPPGYPADAYHYILMKILMAARANNLQAIDGPYLQIRNIDGYREVARRAAALGFDGKWVLHPGQVEASNEIFSPSQEDYDHAEMILDAYDYYTSEAGGKKGSAMLGDEMIDEASRKMALVISGKGRAAGMKRTSTFEAPEA; translated from the coding sequence ATGACCCCGTCCCAGACGCAGCCCGGCGCCGTGAACCGGCTCCGCCCGCGCCGCTCCTGCCTGGCCGTGCCCGGCTCGAACCCGCGCTTCCTGGAGAAGGCCCAGGGCCTGCCCGCCGACCAGGTGTTCCTCGACCTGGAGGACGCCTGCGCGCCGCTCGCCAAGCCGGAGGCGCGGCACACCATCGTCAAGTTCCTCAACGAGGGCGACTGGACGGGCAAGACCAGGGTCGTGCGCGTGAACGACTGGACGACCGAGTGGACGTACCGCGATGTCGTCACGGTCGTCGAGGGCGCGGGGCCGAACCTGGACTGCATCATGCTGCCCAAGGTGCAGGACGCCCAGCAGGTGGTGGCCCTGGACCTGCTGCTCACCCAGATCGAGAAGACGATGGGCTTCGAGGTCGGCAAGATCGGCATCGAGGCGCAGATCGAGAACGCCCAGGGCCTCAACAACGTCAACGAGATCGCGACGGCCTCCCAGCGCGTCGAGACGATCATCTTCGGCCCGGCCGACTTCATGGCGTCGATCAACATGAAGTCGCTGGTCGTGGGCGAGCAGCCGCCCGGCTACCCGGCGGACGCGTACCACTACATCCTGATGAAGATCCTCATGGCCGCCCGCGCCAACAACCTCCAGGCCATCGACGGCCCCTACCTGCAGATCCGCAACATCGACGGCTACCGCGAGGTCGCCCGGCGCGCCGCCGCCCTCGGCTTCGACGGCAAGTGGGTGCTGCACCCGGGCCAGGTCGAGGCGTCCAACGAGATCTTCTCGCCGTCCCAGGAGGACTACGACCACGCCGAGATGATCCTGGACGCGTACGACTACTACACGTCCGAGGCGGGCGGCAAGAAGGGCTCCGCGATGCTCGGCGACGAGATGATCGACGAGGCCAGCCGCAAGATGGCGCTCGTGATCTCCGGCAAGGGCCGGGCCGCGGGCATGAAGCGCACCAGCACGTTCGAGGCCCCGGAGGCGTAG
- a CDS encoding acyl-CoA dehydrogenase family protein, producing MTRLAQTAGLSDVQQEILSTVREFVDKEIIPVATELEHRDEYPQAIVDGLKELGLFGLMIPEEYGGLGESLLTYALCVEEIARGWMSVSGIINTHFIVAYMLKQHGTQEQKDHFLPRMATGEVRGAFSMSEPGLGSDVSAITSKAVRDGEDYVLNGQKMWLTNGGSSTLVAVLVRSDEGHPEGTAPHKSMTTFLVEKEPGFGEVRPGLTIPGKIDKMGYKGVDTTELIMDGLRIPANRVLGGQTGRGFYQMMDGVEVGRVNVAARGCGVAQRAFELGVSYAQQRHTFGKPIAQHQAIQFKLAEMATKVEAAHAMMVNAARKKDSGERNDLEAGMAKYLASEYCKEVVEDAFRIHGGYGFSKEYEIERLYREAPMLLIGEGTAEIQKMIIGRRLLEEYRFQG from the coding sequence ATGACCCGACTCGCCCAGACCGCCGGGCTCTCCGACGTCCAGCAGGAAATCCTGTCCACCGTCAGGGAATTCGTCGACAAAGAGATCATTCCGGTGGCCACGGAGCTCGAGCACCGTGACGAGTACCCGCAAGCGATCGTGGACGGCCTCAAGGAGTTGGGCCTGTTCGGCCTGATGATCCCGGAGGAGTACGGGGGTCTCGGCGAGTCGCTGCTCACCTACGCGCTGTGCGTGGAGGAGATAGCGCGCGGCTGGATGTCGGTGTCCGGCATCATCAACACCCACTTCATCGTGGCGTACATGCTCAAGCAGCACGGCACCCAGGAGCAGAAGGACCACTTCCTGCCGCGGATGGCGACGGGTGAGGTGCGGGGCGCGTTCTCGATGTCGGAGCCGGGGCTCGGCTCGGACGTGTCGGCGATCACGTCGAAGGCGGTCAGGGACGGCGAGGACTACGTCCTGAACGGTCAGAAGATGTGGCTGACGAACGGGGGCTCGTCAACGCTGGTCGCCGTACTCGTCAGAAGTGACGAAGGACACCCCGAGGGGACGGCCCCCCACAAGTCGATGACGACCTTCCTGGTGGAGAAGGAACCGGGCTTCGGCGAGGTGCGTCCGGGCCTCACCATCCCCGGGAAGATCGACAAGATGGGTTACAAGGGTGTCGACACCACCGAACTGATCATGGATGGCCTGCGCATTCCGGCCAATCGCGTGCTCGGCGGACAGACCGGGCGAGGCTTTTACCAAATGATGGACGGAGTCGAGGTCGGCCGCGTGAATGTCGCCGCGCGTGGCTGCGGCGTCGCACAGCGTGCCTTCGAGCTGGGTGTCTCGTATGCCCAACAACGTCACACTTTCGGAAAGCCGATCGCCCAGCATCAGGCGATTCAGTTCAAGCTGGCCGAGATGGCTACCAAGGTCGAGGCCGCCCATGCGATGATGGTGAACGCAGCACGCAAAAAGGACTCCGGGGAGCGAAACGACCTCGAAGCCGGAATGGCGAAGTATCTGGCGTCCGAATACTGCAAGGAAGTCGTAGAGGACGCGTTCAGGATTCACGGTGGCTACGGCTTCTCGAAGGAGTACGAGATCGAGCGTCTCTACCGCGAGGCACCGATGTTGCTCATCGGTGAAGGTACCGCCGAGATCCAGAAAATGATCATTGGCCGACGACTCCTCGAAGAGTATCGATTCCAGGGCTGA
- a CDS encoding CU044_2847 family protein, which translates to MPEYLELDLSGAALRVRLADVGEAPPAASDDGALPAEFGVPGPVSSGGGGRAAALAADTLRATLRPLGPLLDQVHASVSGAEHPPDEFGVEFGVEVGKDLKLGIVGVKGTATMTVSAMWRRTEETGRTDGTGRAGSGEPSGGVPAGGRGEG; encoded by the coding sequence ATGCCCGAGTACCTTGAACTCGACCTTTCCGGCGCCGCGTTGCGGGTGCGCCTCGCCGACGTGGGCGAGGCGCCGCCGGCCGCCTCCGACGACGGCGCTCTGCCCGCCGAGTTCGGCGTGCCGGGCCCCGTGTCCAGCGGGGGCGGCGGCCGGGCCGCCGCGCTGGCCGCCGACACGCTGCGGGCGACGCTGCGGCCGCTCGGCCCGCTGCTCGACCAGGTGCACGCCTCGGTGTCCGGGGCGGAGCACCCGCCGGACGAGTTCGGCGTCGAGTTCGGCGTCGAGGTGGGCAAGGACCTCAAGCTCGGCATCGTCGGGGTGAAGGGGACGGCCACGATGACGGTGTCGGCGATGTGGCGGCGTACGGAGGAGACGGGGCGTACGGACGGGACGGGGCGTGCGGGCTCCGGGGAGCCTTCGGGTGGGGTGCCCGCGGGCGGCCGGGGCGAGGGCTGA